Part of the Mycolicibacterium mageritense genome is shown below.
GATCACCGCGCGCGAGCTCGCCCGCGTGGGCGCCAAGGTCATCGTGGCCGTACGCAACCTCGACAAGGGCACCGCCGCGGCCGCGACCATGACGGGTGGGCCGGTCGAGGTTCGCAAGCTGGACCTGCAGAGCCTGGATTCGGTGCGCGAGTTCGCAGGCGCCGTCGAGACGGTCGACGTGCTGATCAACAACGCGGGCATCATGGCGGTGCCGCTGGCCAGGACCGCCGAGGGCTTCGAGAGCCAGATCGGCACCAATCACCTCGGCCATTTCGCGCTGACCAACCTGCTGCTGCCCAAGATCTCCGATCGCGTGGTCACGGTGTCGTCGCTGATGCACCTGATCGGTTGGATCAGCCTCAAGGATCTGAACTGGAAGTCGCGGCCGTACCTGGCCTGGCCGGCCTACGGGCAGTCCAAGCTGGCCAACCTGCTGTTCACGTCGGAGCTGCAGCGCCGGCTGTCCGCGTCGGGCTCGTCGGTGCGGGCCGTTGCGGCCCACCCCGGCTATTCGGCCACCAACCTGCAGGGCCACACGGGCCGCCCACTGAGCGACAAGGTCTACACGGCGGCCAACAGGATCGCGACGTCCGCCGACTTCGGTGCCCGTCAGACGTTGTATGCCGCGTCGCAGGACGTGCCCGGCGACAGCTTCATCGGCCCGCGATTCGGCATGCGTGGGCCCACCGGCCTGAGCCCCCGCAGCCCGCTGGCTCGCCGGACCGACACCCAGCAGGCCCTGTGGGAGCTTTCCGAGCAGCTCACCGACACCGCCTACCCTCTGTAGATTTTTGTCCCGGGTGCTGCTCTTGCTACCCTGACCAGGCGTCACGGCGAGGGTGGACCTATCGGACCACCGTTATCGACGGGAACTTGGTGTTGCAACCCTGGCCGTGCTGACGAATCCGGACCAGGAAAGAGGAGCACCACCATGGCCAAGACTTCGGCCCCCAACAAGCTGACCGCATCCGTGCGTACCCGCACGGGCAAGGGCGCATCGCGCCAGGCCCGTCGCGCCGGCAAGGTGCCCGCCGTGCTGTACGGCCACGGCACCGACCCGCAGCACCTGGAGCTCAACGCGCACGACTTCGCCGCTGTGCTGCGTAACTCGGGCACCAACGCCGTGCTCACGCTCGACATCGACGGCACGGAACAGCTCGCGCTGACCAAGGCACTGGAGATCCACCCGATCCGCCGCAACATCCAGCACGCCGACCTGCTCGTCGTGAAGCGTGGCGAGAAGGTGACCGTCGAGGTCACCGTCGTCATCGAGGGCGACGCCGTCCCGGGCACGCTGGTGACCCAGGACACCAACACCATCGAGATCGAGGCCGAGGCGCTGTCGATCCCCGAGCAGCTCACCGTGTCGATCGAGGGCGCCGAGGCCGGCACCCAGTTCGCGGCGGGCCAGATCGAGCTGCCCAAGGGCGTCAACCTGATCTCGGATCCCGAGCTGCTGGTCGTCAACGTCGTGGCCGCGCCGACCGCCGAAGAGCTCGACGCCGAGGGCGCGGGCGAGGCCGCCGAGGCTGCCCCCGCGGCCGAGGAGGAGCCGGCCGCCGAAGAGTCCGCCGAGTAGTCGACCGTGGCCGAGCCGTTGCTGGTGGTGGGCCTGGGCAACCCCGGGCCCGCCTACGCCAAGACCCGGCACAACGTCGGGTTCATGGTGGCCGACGTACTGGCCGGACGCATCGGCTCGGCCTTCAAGGTGCACAAGAAATCCGGCGCCGAGGTGGTGACCGGCCAGCTCGCCGGACAGCCGGTGGTGCTGGCCAAACCGCGGTGCTACATGAACGAGTCGGGCCGCCAAGTCGGTCCGCTCGCCAAGTTCTATTCGGTGCCCGCCGCGCGCGTCGTGATCATCCACGACGAACTCGACATCGACTTCGGCCGCATCCGGCTCAAGTTCGGCGGCGGCGTGGCCGGGCACAACGGCCTGAGGTCGGTGGCTTCGGCGTTGGGCGGCAACGATTTTGCGCGTGTCCGCGTCGGGGTCGGCCGGCCGCCCGGTCGCAAGGACGCGGCCGCGTTCGTGCTCGAGGCCTTCAACTCCGTCGAGCGCCCCGAGGTGCCTACCATCTGCGAGCAGGCCGCCGACGCGACCGAACTCTTGATCGCGCAGGGCATCGAGCCCGCGCAGAACACCGTGCACGCCTGGTAGTTCGCCTGCTGGATTTTCCCCGCCGAGCAATCCTTCTTTGCCGAGCAGACATGTAGGTACCCCGGA
Proteins encoded:
- a CDS encoding oxidoreductase — translated: MSEWTAADLPSFTGRTVVVTGANSGLGLITARELARVGAKVIVAVRNLDKGTAAAATMTGGPVEVRKLDLQSLDSVREFAGAVETVDVLINNAGIMAVPLARTAEGFESQIGTNHLGHFALTNLLLPKISDRVVTVSSLMHLIGWISLKDLNWKSRPYLAWPAYGQSKLANLLFTSELQRRLSASGSSVRAVAAHPGYSATNLQGHTGRPLSDKVYTAANRIATSADFGARQTLYAASQDVPGDSFIGPRFGMRGPTGLSPRSPLARRTDTQQALWELSEQLTDTAYPL
- a CDS encoding 50S ribosomal protein L25/general stress protein Ctc, producing MAKTSAPNKLTASVRTRTGKGASRQARRAGKVPAVLYGHGTDPQHLELNAHDFAAVLRNSGTNAVLTLDIDGTEQLALTKALEIHPIRRNIQHADLLVVKRGEKVTVEVTVVIEGDAVPGTLVTQDTNTIEIEAEALSIPEQLTVSIEGAEAGTQFAAGQIELPKGVNLISDPELLVVNVVAAPTAEELDAEGAGEAAEAAPAAEEEPAAEESAE
- the pth gene encoding aminoacyl-tRNA hydrolase codes for the protein MAEPLLVVGLGNPGPAYAKTRHNVGFMVADVLAGRIGSAFKVHKKSGAEVVTGQLAGQPVVLAKPRCYMNESGRQVGPLAKFYSVPAARVVIIHDELDIDFGRIRLKFGGGVAGHNGLRSVASALGGNDFARVRVGVGRPPGRKDAAAFVLEAFNSVERPEVPTICEQAADATELLIAQGIEPAQNTVHAW